One region of Ignavibacteriales bacterium genomic DNA includes:
- a CDS encoding acetate--CoA ligase family protein: MNSNLKNFFYPKSICVAGASTKEKSIGYELLKTILTYGYKGKVFPVNPKADEILGLKCYQTISSINEEIDMAIILVPKSIVEQTLDELLSKNVKSIILITAGFKETGREGEQIEKNILEKVKVAGASLVGPNCMGVINTSADVKLNATFVAEKPEFGKVGFLSQSGALGAAVLNSLRDTDIKFAHFISVGNKVDVNENDIIDFWQKDNNIQILALYLESFVDGKEFIQNFYERKITKSTIVLKAGRTLEGMKAASSHTGALGSSDKVVDAVMNQFGIIRAADLNELFNTAKGFEYFSAPKGNRVAIITNAGGPAILAVDALEKRQLVLASFTNETKKQLKEIVHREGSVENPVDLLPGGTAEVYKRVVETVINDYNIDAVISIFVEPVMVQPLPVIEAVYQIHSEKPILQVCMPLPEFWNDYRQNSKIKKPVFRNPEDTVEVISNMLFLKESGERNKNDLNERLNKSSSPKKFSFNPGYLLPEEIDQLAAEYNLPLVHNFMFTEDELYRLEEIYKLKYPLVLKGISKDVVHKSEFEAVKLNIKSKEELITAVEDMIQNFKRNNFSVEGFLLQPYLKTKHELLLGGFRDQSFGPMIMFGSGGKYVEVINDTRIKSAHLSNYDVEDLIHQTKIGKILGGVRGEKAIDIEMLNRIIKSAAQMILDYDEISEFDINPLVIDENDSFSAVDVRIKII, encoded by the coding sequence ATGAATTCAAATCTTAAAAACTTCTTCTATCCAAAATCTATTTGCGTTGCTGGAGCTTCCACAAAAGAAAAAAGCATTGGGTATGAGCTTCTTAAAACAATCCTTACTTACGGATATAAAGGAAAAGTGTTTCCTGTAAATCCAAAGGCAGACGAAATACTTGGATTAAAATGTTATCAGACTATTTCTTCCATTAATGAAGAAATTGATATGGCAATCATCCTTGTTCCGAAATCAATTGTTGAGCAAACGCTTGATGAACTATTGAGCAAGAATGTAAAGTCAATTATTTTAATCACTGCTGGATTTAAGGAAACCGGCAGGGAAGGGGAACAAATTGAAAAAAATATTTTAGAAAAAGTAAAAGTTGCCGGCGCAAGTTTGGTTGGTCCAAATTGTATGGGTGTAATAAATACATCTGCCGATGTAAAACTTAATGCAACATTCGTTGCAGAAAAACCCGAGTTTGGCAAAGTTGGTTTTCTATCCCAGAGCGGGGCGCTTGGTGCCGCCGTGTTAAATTCATTAAGAGATACTGATATTAAATTTGCACACTTTATATCTGTTGGCAATAAAGTGGATGTTAATGAGAATGATATAATTGATTTCTGGCAGAAAGATAATAATATACAAATACTTGCTCTTTACTTGGAAAGTTTTGTTGATGGAAAAGAATTTATACAGAACTTCTACGAAAGAAAAATTACAAAATCAACCATTGTATTAAAAGCCGGAAGAACTTTAGAAGGAATGAAAGCAGCCTCATCGCACACCGGCGCTCTTGGCAGCAGCGATAAAGTTGTTGATGCAGTAATGAATCAATTTGGAATTATCCGCGCCGCTGATTTAAACGAACTTTTTAACACCGCAAAAGGTTTTGAATATTTCTCGGCACCGAAAGGAAACCGTGTAGCCATTATAACAAACGCCGGCGGACCGGCAATCCTTGCTGTTGATGCTTTGGAGAAAAGACAATTGGTTTTAGCTTCATTTACAAATGAAACAAAAAAGCAACTTAAAGAAATTGTACATCGAGAGGGAAGTGTAGAAAATCCGGTTGACTTGCTTCCAGGAGGAACCGCCGAAGTTTATAAACGAGTTGTTGAAACCGTTATCAACGATTACAATATCGATGCTGTTATTTCAATTTTTGTTGAGCCAGTTATGGTTCAACCGCTTCCTGTAATAGAAGCTGTTTACCAAATTCATTCGGAGAAACCAATTCTTCAGGTTTGTATGCCACTGCCGGAATTCTGGAATGATTACAGGCAGAATTCAAAAATTAAAAAACCAGTGTTCAGAAATCCAGAGGACACTGTGGAAGTTATTTCCAACATGCTGTTTTTAAAAGAAAGTGGTGAGAGAAATAAAAATGATTTAAATGAACGACTAAATAAATCATCTTCTCCCAAAAAGTTTTCATTTAATCCGGGTTATCTGCTTCCAGAGGAAATTGATCAGCTTGCTGCAGAATATAATCTTCCGCTGGTTCATAATTTTATGTTCACCGAAGATGAGCTTTACAGACTTGAAGAAATTTACAAACTTAAATACCCATTGGTACTAAAAGGAATAAGCAAAGATGTTGTTCATAAATCAGAATTTGAAGCGGTTAAACTTAATATCAAATCAAAAGAAGAATTGATTACTGCTGTTGAAGATATGATACAAAACTTTAAAAGAAATAATTTTTCCGTTGAAGGATTTTTGCTTCAACCATACTTAAAAACCAAACACGAGCTGCTGCTGGGCGGATTCAGAGATCAGTCCTTTGGACCAATGATTATGTTTGGGAGCGGTGGAAAATATGTTGAAGTTATTAATGATACAAGAATTAAATCTGCTCACTTATCAAATTATGATGTTGAAGATTTGATTCACCAAACAAAGATTGGAAAAATTCTTGGTGGAGTCCGCGGAGAAAAGGCAATTGATATTGAAATGCTAAATAGAATTATTAAGTCAGCCGCCCAAATGATTTTAGATTACGATGAGATTTCGGAATTCGATATCAATCCGCTGGTTATTGATGAGAATGATTCTTTTTCTGCAGTTGATGTAAGAATTAAAATCATTTAA
- a CDS encoding TonB-dependent receptor, whose translation MRIFYFSKFIINAALWISISGSLVFAANGKITGRITDKQTGESVPSANIIITHVILSNGSEVPVNFSRGAAADPEGYYFILDVPPGKYTIKASSIGFSSVTQKDVEVGLDRTISLNFQLSSTAIEVNQVVVTAKREIVKQDVSGTQEVIATERIEHMPVLRVDEFIGKIKGVELQSGAEGNGLSVRGGAIRETDVRLDGISLQDPRTENSYLALNSTSIQEIQILTGGFQAKYGGIRSGLLNVVTKDGSRDRYQVSIKMDVAPKNQKRYFGTNPWSNESWIYRVYADTSANGYAFRGVPKGDTTVPFEFRSFKGWGGKTPRSGEKLLDSVQNWQLWKAQHPQYTFQDKPDYYIEGSISGPIPGSFIPIWSEFADRTTFLLAWKYENSQLSFPVGPRNNYEDWNGQLKLTTILPNMKLSVNGMYSKINTVSGGRTTSYGGALQDYSQSFSFLNSTSSSVTAQAGLIGGGNYRQLFNRSRLQFYDQRLVVGGAKLTHTLNPAMFYTLDFQVGYTDQSLQPFRMDTTGGKNLVSFYSEKKKTWYSYSVPNYGTPNASTNLQPDVLNTYDMYGGIQRIDSSYSYVYQFKGDYTAQLGRHHQIEAGFSARLQDMFVYAGTWLQTQLSYTPNTWQYYKAKPLEMGVYLQDKIEFEGLVLNAGLRLDYLNPNKGGFSAKFPLDEEYIKLYNETYLNLPGEEQSFERWKEWRQLLDSPPGWPRTENKIQVYLSPRMGVSFPITETSKMYFNYGHFYQRPPISFMYNLYINPGSVTVPTPDLNMAKTVSYEFGYEQLFLADFLVNVTAYYKDVSNEPLARTFINYFENNQVTQYFPDAYKDIRGVEVRFEKPVGRFVSFNAMYDYRLTSAGQSGLAVVYENRLKAREGELRSAFISTSEPLPRANINLNLHTPDDFGPEWLGTNWLGGLFANFFFEWKDGGRILLNPEEADIKNRIYVDVVNYWNLDFRGSALFSTPWGSLELVVTIQNLTNNKWLSTGNMTTSQLNDYKQSLKTPDKGGNDKWGEYDKPYIKTGWYDAPLFLNPRRIVLGFRLNL comes from the coding sequence ATGAGAATTTTTTACTTTTCAAAATTTATTATAAATGCTGCTTTATGGATTTCAATTTCGGGCAGCCTTGTGTTTGCAGCAAATGGAAAGATTACTGGAAGAATTACAGATAAGCAAACAGGCGAATCAGTTCCATCAGCAAACATTATAATAACACACGTTATTTTGTCTAACGGCTCTGAAGTACCGGTAAATTTTTCTCGCGGTGCTGCTGCAGATCCAGAAGGTTACTACTTTATTCTTGATGTACCGCCGGGCAAATATACAATTAAAGCAAGCAGTATTGGCTTTTCTTCTGTAACACAGAAAGATGTTGAAGTTGGATTGGATAGAACAATTTCACTCAACTTCCAATTGTCATCAACTGCTATTGAGGTAAACCAGGTTGTAGTTACAGCAAAGCGGGAAATTGTTAAACAGGACGTTTCCGGTACACAAGAAGTAATTGCTACAGAACGCATTGAACATATGCCCGTGTTAAGAGTTGATGAATTTATAGGGAAGATAAAGGGAGTAGAACTGCAGAGCGGCGCTGAAGGAAATGGATTGAGTGTTCGTGGTGGTGCAATTAGAGAAACAGATGTGCGGTTAGACGGAATTTCTTTGCAGGATCCAAGAACAGAAAATTCCTACTTGGCTTTAAACTCAACGTCAATCCAGGAAATACAAATTCTAACCGGCGGTTTCCAGGCAAAGTATGGTGGAATTCGTTCCGGCTTGTTGAATGTTGTAACCAAAGATGGAAGCAGGGACAGATACCAGGTGTCTATCAAAATGGATGTAGCTCCTAAAAACCAAAAAAGATATTTTGGTACAAATCCATGGAGTAATGAATCTTGGATTTATAGAGTTTATGCTGATACATCAGCAAATGGTTATGCTTTCCGTGGCGTTCCTAAAGGTGATACAACTGTGCCGTTTGAGTTCAGGTCCTTTAAAGGTTGGGGTGGTAAAACGCCACGTTCTGGCGAAAAGCTTCTTGATTCAGTTCAAAACTGGCAATTATGGAAAGCCCAGCATCCGCAATATACATTTCAGGATAAACCGGATTATTACATTGAAGGAAGTATAAGTGGTCCAATACCTGGATCTTTTATTCCAATTTGGAGTGAGTTTGCAGATAGAACTACTTTTTTGTTAGCATGGAAATATGAAAACTCGCAGTTATCATTTCCGGTTGGTCCAAGAAATAATTATGAAGATTGGAATGGTCAATTAAAGTTAACCACCATTCTTCCTAATATGAAACTTTCGGTTAATGGAATGTATTCAAAAATTAATACTGTTAGCGGTGGAAGAACAACAAGTTACGGTGGTGCTTTGCAGGATTATTCCCAAAGCTTTAGTTTTCTTAACAGCACATCATCCTCTGTAACTGCACAAGCAGGCTTAATCGGAGGCGGAAATTATAGACAACTATTTAATAGAAGCAGACTTCAATTTTATGATCAACGCCTTGTGGTTGGAGGTGCAAAGTTAACACATACTCTTAATCCAGCAATGTTCTATACTTTGGATTTTCAGGTTGGTTATACTGATCAAAGTTTACAACCATTTAGAATGGATACTACTGGTGGCAAAAACCTGGTTTCTTTTTATAGCGAAAAGAAGAAGACTTGGTATAGCTATTCCGTTCCCAACTACGGAACTCCAAACGCTTCCACTAACCTGCAACCTGATGTTCTTAATACGTACGATATGTACGGTGGAATACAAAGAATAGATTCATCATATTCTTATGTTTATCAATTTAAGGGTGATTATACAGCTCAGCTTGGCAGACACCATCAGATAGAAGCAGGATTTTCGGCACGATTACAAGATATGTTTGTTTATGCCGGCACATGGCTTCAAACACAATTATCTTACACACCAAATACTTGGCAATATTACAAAGCCAAACCTTTAGAGATGGGTGTTTATTTACAGGATAAAATAGAATTTGAAGGATTGGTTCTGAATGCAGGACTAAGACTTGATTATCTTAATCCAAATAAGGGTGGATTTTCCGCAAAGTTTCCGCTTGATGAAGAATATATTAAGCTATATAACGAAACTTATTTAAACCTGCCGGGTGAAGAACAAAGTTTTGAGCGCTGGAAGGAATGGCGGCAGCTTCTTGATTCTCCACCAGGATGGCCCAGAACAGAAAATAAAATTCAGGTTTATCTTTCGCCACGTATGGGTGTTTCATTTCCAATTACTGAAACAAGCAAAATGTATTTTAATTACGGACATTTTTATCAACGCCCGCCAATCTCGTTTATGTATAATTTATATATAAATCCAGGCAGTGTTACTGTTCCAACGCCGGATTTAAATATGGCAAAAACAGTTTCATACGAATTTGGTTATGAACAATTGTTCCTTGCAGATTTTCTTGTAAATGTAACAGCATACTATAAAGATGTATCTAATGAACCTCTTGCAAGAACATTTATTAATTATTTTGAAAACAACCAGGTTACTCAATATTTTCCAGATGCATATAAAGACATTCGTGGTGTAGAAGTTAGGTTTGAAAAACCGGTTGGTCGATTTGTCAGCTTTAATGCAATGTACGATTATCGGTTAACAAGTGCTGGGCAAAGCGGCTTAGCAGTAGTTTATGAGAACAGATTGAAAGCCAGGGAAGGAGAACTAAGATCAGCTTTTATTTCCACAAGTGAGCCTTTGCCAAGAGCAAATATAAATCTTAATCTTCATACACCAGATGATTTTGGACCTGAATGGTTGGGTACAAATTGGCTCGGTGGACTTTTTGCTAATTTCTTTTTTGAATGGAAAGATGGTGGAAGAATATTACTTAATCCGGAAGAAGCTGATATTAAAAATAGAATTTATGTAGATGTTGTTAATTACTGGAATTTAGACTTTAGAGGTTCAGCACTTTTCTCTACTCCGTGGGGTAGTTTGGAACTTGTTGTTACTATTCAAAACCTAACTAATAACAAATGGCTAAGCACTGGAAATATGACAACATCTCAATTAAATGATTATAAACAATCTTTAAAAACCCCGGATAAAGGTGGAAACGATAAGTGGGGAGAATATGATAAGCCATATATTAAAACTGGCTGGTATGATGCACCACTATTCCTTAATCCAAGAAGGATAGTTCTGGGCTTTAGGTTGAATTTGTAG
- a CDS encoding PorV/PorQ family protein → MNKKFFQVIVVMLIVGNISYSQIVKKGQVGFRFLENPVSAEVMGRGGVGITSTLNANGIFWNPALLGWTDHSVDLSLNHTRGIADINYSAIAAALHVGNFGVLGFSLLAMDYGTFYETHRAANEQGYVETGTFSPAAFAVGLAFSQKVTDRFSYGVHIKYVYQNLGDAYVSTKGTSLTDSALTLEKRSYESSKFNTLPIAMDVGAYYDFLYNGIRFAAVLQNISREFRYESVDFPMPFAVSFGVTVQPLNFFYEESKEHNFILSFESRHPRDFGEKIKLGGEYHFKDLFVARIGYQQNYDERGLTFGAGFKYDVSNVPLRFDYAYEPFGLFGGRHYLSLGISY, encoded by the coding sequence ATGAATAAAAAGTTTTTTCAGGTAATAGTTGTAATGCTGATTGTCGGAAATATCAGCTATTCCCAAATTGTAAAAAAGGGGCAGGTTGGATTCCGCTTTCTTGAAAACCCGGTTTCTGCCGAAGTAATGGGGCGCGGTGGAGTTGGTATTACATCAACACTAAATGCAAATGGTATCTTCTGGAACCCGGCATTGCTTGGTTGGACAGACCACTCGGTTGATCTAAGCCTTAACCATACGCGGGGCATTGCAGATATTAATTATAGCGCTATTGCTGCAGCATTGCATGTTGGCAATTTTGGAGTCCTTGGATTTAGTTTGCTGGCAATGGATTACGGAACATTCTATGAAACACACCGCGCAGCTAACGAGCAGGGCTATGTTGAAACTGGAACGTTTTCTCCTGCGGCATTTGCAGTGGGACTTGCTTTCTCCCAGAAAGTTACGGATAGATTTTCATATGGTGTGCATATAAAATATGTTTACCAAAATTTAGGTGATGCATATGTTTCTACAAAAGGAACATCGCTTACAGATTCCGCTTTAACTTTAGAAAAGCGGAGTTATGAATCATCAAAATTTAATACGCTTCCTATTGCTATGGATGTTGGCGCGTACTACGATTTTCTTTATAATGGAATCCGCTTTGCTGCTGTACTTCAAAATATCTCGCGCGAATTCCGTTATGAAAGCGTTGATTTCCCAATGCCGTTTGCTGTAAGTTTTGGGGTAACAGTTCAGCCGTTAAACTTTTTTTATGAAGAAAGTAAAGAACACAATTTTATTCTCAGCTTCGAATCCAGGCACCCGCGAGATTTTGGCGAGAAGATAAAACTTGGTGGTGAATACCATTTTAAAGATTTATTTGTTGCACGAATTGGCTACCAGCAAAATTACGATGAACGTGGTTTAACTTTCGGTGCTGGATTTAAGTATGATGTATCCAATGTGCCGCTCCGTTTTGATTATGCTTACGAACCATTTGGGCTTTTTGGCGGAAGGCATTATTTATCACTTGGAATTAGTTATTGA
- a CDS encoding TdeIII family type II restriction endonuclease gives MSFTENQIKIINDAIKNSLKNKFKNYKPETNNMPFHYRLLGKDRMALYSFMQSLVSKFGNSIFEPVAVALGKLNFIEAKSQQVSGNKISEEAQKVIQQIMDSLITGQLDSNKIHEIDQIRNVCKSGALITVKPTKVDLQLRSLDGTLILIDIKTVKPNRGNFKEYKRTLLEWVAAVLSNNPEEKIKTAIAIPYNPYEPKPYERWTAKGMLDLKEEIYVANEFWDFLGGVGAYHALLDCFEKVGIELRPEIDKYFERFRNE, from the coding sequence ATGTCCTTTACAGAAAATCAGATAAAAATTATTAATGATGCTATTAAGAATTCCCTAAAAAATAAGTTTAAGAATTATAAACCCGAAACTAACAATATGCCGTTTCATTATAGGTTATTGGGAAAAGATAGGATGGCGCTTTATTCTTTTATGCAATCTTTAGTTTCGAAATTTGGAAATTCGATTTTTGAACCCGTCGCAGTAGCGCTTGGAAAACTCAATTTTATTGAAGCTAAATCCCAACAAGTTTCTGGTAACAAAATAAGCGAAGAGGCACAAAAAGTAATTCAACAAATAATGGATAGTTTAATTACCGGACAACTTGATTCTAATAAAATTCACGAAATTGACCAGATTAGAAATGTATGCAAGAGTGGGGCGTTAATAACTGTAAAACCAACAAAAGTAGACCTTCAATTAAGAAGTTTAGATGGAACGTTGATATTAATCGATATTAAAACAGTCAAGCCAAATCGAGGAAATTTTAAGGAATATAAACGTACTTTGTTAGAATGGGTAGCAGCCGTTTTATCGAATAATCCTGAAGAGAAAATAAAGACAGCTATCGCGATTCCTTATAATCCTTATGAGCCAAAGCCGTATGAAAGATGGACAGCGAAAGGAATGCTCGATTTAAAAGAAGAAATATATGTAGCAAACGAATTTTGGGATTTTCTTGGTGGTGTTGGTGCTTATCACGCTTTATTAGATTGCTTCGAAAAAGTCGGAATTGAGCTCAGGCCAGAAATAGACAAATACTTTGAAAGGTTTAGAAATGAATAA
- a CDS encoding DNA methyltransferase yields the protein MELFTKTDLISIKEATTWASSYINKNVTESNVSYLIQYGRIKKFGENGGITISRAELQHYYDSYYGKREMNWKDRLGDDLNWHLSFESFKEAETTKHVHRLHPYKGKFIPQLVEYFLDDHTDEFKKEVYFNKGDIILDPFCGSGTTLVQASELGIHAIGIDVSAFNALISNVKVGKPNFIDLHKEIQNITLALKRFITDLATIKFEARLVEELFKFNTKFFPSPEFKYKVKRKEIDEDVYGEEKAKEFLPVFKKLIKEFDIKLKIESQDTFLDKWYLHHIRSEIDFAFNLVKKIKNPSTKKVLTIILSRTIRSCRATTHADLATLKEPITSTYFCAKHGKICKPLFSILSWWERYSKDTLVRLSHFNKLRTDTSQYCITGDSRTINLVDEIKKKNMMFGKLVESQKIKGIFSSPPYVGLIDYHEQHAYAYDLFNFKRNDKLEIGPLCKGTGKEAKESYIKGISEVLLNCKKFFVDDYSVFLVANDKNNIYPIIAEKSGMRIVNQFKRPVLNRTEKDKGAYSEIIFHLKEI from the coding sequence ATGGAATTATTCACTAAGACCGATTTGATTTCAATTAAAGAAGCAACCACTTGGGCAAGTTCGTACATAAATAAAAATGTAACGGAATCCAACGTTTCATATTTAATCCAATATGGAAGAATTAAAAAGTTTGGTGAGAATGGTGGAATAACTATTTCCAGAGCCGAGTTACAACACTATTACGATTCGTATTACGGGAAAAGAGAGATGAATTGGAAAGATAGGCTTGGCGATGATTTGAACTGGCATCTTTCTTTTGAATCTTTCAAAGAAGCAGAAACGACAAAACATGTTCACCGATTGCATCCATATAAAGGGAAGTTTATTCCACAGCTTGTTGAATATTTTTTAGATGACCATACCGACGAATTCAAAAAAGAAGTTTACTTCAACAAAGGAGACATAATTCTGGATCCCTTTTGTGGGAGTGGAACAACGTTGGTACAAGCAAGTGAACTTGGAATACACGCAATAGGAATTGATGTCTCCGCTTTTAATGCACTTATTAGCAACGTAAAAGTGGGTAAGCCTAATTTTATCGATCTCCACAAAGAAATTCAAAATATTACTTTAGCTCTTAAACGGTTTATTACTGATTTAGCTACAATAAAGTTTGAAGCTCGATTAGTTGAAGAGCTTTTTAAATTTAACACTAAATTCTTTCCATCTCCTGAATTCAAGTACAAAGTTAAACGAAAGGAAATAGATGAAGATGTTTATGGTGAAGAAAAAGCTAAAGAGTTTTTACCTGTATTCAAAAAGTTGATAAAAGAATTTGATATAAAGTTAAAGATAGAAAGCCAAGATACGTTTTTAGATAAATGGTACTTGCATCATATCCGTTCAGAAATTGATTTCGCTTTTAATTTAGTAAAGAAAATAAAAAATCCTTCTACAAAAAAAGTTCTAACCATTATTTTAAGCCGAACAATTCGATCTTGCAGGGCAACAACACACGCTGACTTAGCAACGCTGAAAGAACCAATAACTTCTACTTACTTTTGTGCAAAGCATGGAAAGATTTGTAAGCCATTGTTTTCTATTCTTAGCTGGTGGGAACGATATAGCAAAGATACTTTAGTAAGACTTTCTCATTTTAACAAACTTCGTACTGATACTTCGCAATATTGTATTACTGGCGATTCACGTACCATCAATTTGGTTGATGAAATTAAAAAGAAAAATATGATGTTTGGTAAACTTGTAGAGAGCCAAAAGATAAAAGGAATTTTCTCAAGTCCTCCTTACGTTGGATTGATTGATTACCACGAACAACATGCTTACGCTTATGATCTTTTTAATTTTAAAAGAAATGATAAATTAGAGATTGGACCGTTGTGCAAAGGAACTGGAAAAGAAGCCAAGGAATCTTACATTAAAGGTATTTCAGAAGTTTTACTGAATTGTAAAAAATTCTTTGTCGACGACTATAGCGTATTCCTTGTAGCGAATGACAAGAACAATATATACCCAATCATTGCCGAAAAATCGGGGATGAGGATTGTAAACCAATTCAAAAGACCTGTTTTAAATAGAACAGAGAAAGATAAAGGGGCATATTCAGAAATAATATTCCATTTAAAAGAGATATAA